One Megamonas hypermegale genomic window carries:
- a CDS encoding S66 peptidase family protein, giving the protein MINPRHKGKVLQSGSCIGIVAPASACENFDYTAGIKLLHEWGYTTKLSTTLTANEGYLAGSDKLRADELNKFFADKEVDAILCFGGGYGCTRILDYLDYQLIRQNPKLLVGFSDVTALHTAIGQKSRLVTIHGPMLKSLSQNPTKYTIASFCRGLCSSLPIGAFPIPKKYKMQGFYPGNAFGRLIGGNLSVIAAMCGTPYELKGDNSILFLEDVGEEAYAIDRMLQQLWQNGLLKNIKGLIFGQFTHCTPTKQSKYEFTVKEVLMQYARLAKVPTIYGFPAGHEKTNAFLPLGVNAKININDEHVEFFISEAHCKIR; this is encoded by the coding sequence ATGATTAATCCGCGTCATAAAGGAAAAGTTCTACAATCTGGAAGCTGTATTGGCATTGTAGCTCCTGCTTCTGCCTGTGAAAATTTCGATTATACAGCCGGTATAAAATTATTACATGAATGGGGATATACAACTAAATTATCAACGACATTAACAGCAAATGAAGGTTATTTAGCTGGCAGTGATAAGCTTCGTGCTGATGAATTAAATAAGTTTTTTGCCGATAAAGAAGTTGATGCCATTTTATGCTTTGGTGGCGGTTATGGTTGCACTAGAATACTTGACTATCTCGATTACCAACTGATACGTCAAAATCCTAAACTTTTAGTCGGTTTCAGTGATGTTACAGCGCTTCATACAGCTATTGGTCAAAAAAGTCGTCTTGTCACAATTCACGGTCCAATGCTGAAAAGTTTATCACAAAATCCTACTAAATATACCATTGCTAGTTTTTGCCGAGGTCTTTGTTCATCCTTGCCTATTGGTGCTTTCCCAATACCTAAAAAATATAAAATGCAAGGTTTCTATCCTGGCAATGCTTTTGGCAGACTCATCGGTGGTAATTTAAGTGTTATTGCCGCAATGTGCGGTACACCATATGAATTAAAAGGCGATAATTCCATCTTATTTTTAGAAGATGTTGGCGAAGAAGCTTATGCTATTGATAGAATGCTCCAACAATTATGGCAAAATGGTTTGCTTAAAAATATCAAAGGACTCATCTTTGGTCAATTTACTCATTGTACACCTACAAAACAGTCCAAATATGAATTCACTGTCAAAGAAGTATTGATGCAATACGCTAGACTTGCCAAAGTGCCAACAATATATGGATTTCCAGCAGGACATGAAAAGACAAATGCTTTTTTACCGCTCGGTGTAAATGCAAAAATAAATATCAATGATGAACATGTTGAATTTTTCATTAGTGAAGCACATTGCAAAATACGTTAA
- a CDS encoding peptide ABC transporter substrate-binding protein, whose translation MRKILTLMMILCTFIIAGCSDTVNNDTVRYALEAEPATLDPGKSTALAESNVELALFEGLTRLDENEQPQPAAAEKWEISADGTEYIFHLRDGLVWNDGTPLTAYDFEYAWKRVLNPETASENAYMMYPLLNGEEYFSQKKTIDEVGVKALDDKTLFVKLKAPITYFLNLTSFHCYYPVPKHVVEKDPEIWAANDKIVSNGPFVLTRWIHSNQLQFVKNDKYWDKDNVKLSTMLWPISESQSTRVSMVESGQANLTVEPPISEQDRLTKAGLYHISPYFGAYYYSFNTAKAPFDNPKVRKAFSMAVDREMLVNNIIKGGKKPAYAWVPPGLKNPATGVDFREEGGNFVEYNPEKARELLAEAGYPNGENLPPITILYNTNEMNKAVAEIIQAMWKDNLNVNVELLNQETKVYLDARNQGNFQVARASWVGDYADPMTFMDIYLDKNNDGQYHNPAYNELVSAAQNTNDQAIRMEKMHEAEKILMDDAVVLPIYYTTQPYIVQPYVKGYRWSILGTIDFKEAYIEEQTP comes from the coding sequence GTGCGAAAAATTTTAACATTGATGATGATTTTATGTACATTTATCATTGCAGGTTGTAGTGATACAGTCAACAATGATACTGTGCGCTATGCACTAGAAGCAGAACCTGCTACACTTGACCCAGGCAAAAGCACGGCACTTGCTGAGTCTAATGTCGAATTAGCTTTATTTGAAGGTTTAACTCGCCTTGATGAAAACGAGCAGCCTCAGCCTGCCGCAGCTGAAAAATGGGAAATTTCTGCTGATGGTACAGAATACATTTTTCATTTGCGTGATGGACTCGTTTGGAACGATGGTACACCGCTAACTGCATATGATTTTGAATACGCTTGGAAACGAGTACTAAATCCTGAAACAGCTTCCGAAAATGCTTATATGATGTATCCTTTATTAAATGGTGAAGAATATTTTTCCCAGAAAAAAACAATTGATGAAGTTGGCGTTAAGGCACTTGATGACAAAACCTTATTTGTAAAACTAAAAGCACCAATAACGTATTTTCTAAATTTGACATCTTTTCACTGTTATTATCCTGTGCCGAAACACGTTGTTGAAAAAGACCCAGAAATTTGGGCAGCAAATGATAAAATTGTATCCAATGGGCCATTTGTATTAACGCGTTGGATACATTCCAATCAATTACAATTTGTTAAAAATGATAAATATTGGGATAAAGACAATGTAAAACTCTCCACCATGCTTTGGCCTATCAGTGAATCACAAAGTACCCGCGTTTCCATGGTAGAAAGTGGACAAGCAAATTTAACAGTAGAACCACCAATTTCTGAACAAGACCGCTTGACTAAAGCTGGCTTATATCATATCAGCCCTTATTTTGGTGCATATTATTACAGCTTCAACACAGCTAAAGCACCATTTGACAATCCAAAAGTCAGAAAAGCTTTTTCCATGGCTGTCGATAGAGAAATGCTCGTCAATAACATCATTAAAGGCGGGAAAAAACCTGCTTATGCTTGGGTACCTCCAGGACTAAAAAATCCTGCAACAGGTGTAGATTTCCGTGAAGAAGGCGGCAATTTTGTCGAGTATAATCCAGAAAAAGCTAGAGAATTACTGGCTGAGGCAGGTTACCCTAATGGTGAAAATCTGCCACCGATAACAATTTTATATAATACAAATGAAATGAATAAAGCTGTAGCAGAAATAATTCAAGCCATGTGGAAAGATAATTTAAATGTAAATGTTGAATTGTTAAATCAAGAAACAAAAGTTTATCTTGACGCTAGAAATCAAGGCAATTTCCAAGTTGCTCGTGCTTCTTGGGTAGGCGATTATGCTGACCCTATGACATTTATGGATATTTACCTCGATAAAAATAATGATGGACAATATCATAACCCTGCATATAATGAATTAGTCTCAGCAGCACAAAATACAAATGACCAAGCTATACGCATGGAAAAAATGCATGAAGCAGAAAAAATTCTCATGGATGATGCTGTTGTCCTACCAATTTATTACACAACACAACCATATATCGTTCAACCATATGTAAAAGGTTATCGCTGGTCTATTTTAGGCACAATTGATTTTAAAGAAGCATACATTGAAGAACAAACTCCGTGA